The proteins below come from a single Argentina anserina chromosome 1, drPotAnse1.1, whole genome shotgun sequence genomic window:
- the LOC126801485 gene encoding LOW QUALITY PROTEIN: pentatricopeptide repeat-containing protein At3g49710 (The sequence of the model RefSeq protein was modified relative to this genomic sequence to represent the inferred CDS: inserted 1 base in 1 codon; deleted 1 base in 1 codon; substituted 1 base at 1 genomic stop codon), with protein LRASKRPPCVFENLSRLEEIPAPDLVLYNTMISGYSQSDGFSEDAIDCLRQMQRVGYYPDDCSFVCVSSACSNLSSPFQGRQIHVLAIKSEVPSNRISVNNALVAMYSKCGNLQAARRLFDRMLEHNTVSLNSMIVGYAQHGMGMESLRLFEHMLQINVPTNITLISVXSACAHTGKLEDGQKYFSMMQEKFRIEPDVGHYSCMIDLLGRAGKLSEAERLIEAMPFSPGTIGWATLLSACRTHGNIELAVKAANQFLQLEPSNAVPYVMLSNMYSRAGKWDEVAKMRKLMRDRGVKKKPGLSWIEVNKXIHVFVAEESSHSMIKEIHEYLEEMSRKIKQAGYVPDVRWALVKDDETVEGEKEIMLGHHSGKLAVAFGLISTREGEPILVVKNLRICGDCHNFIKFIAAIAGREITVRDAHRFHCFKKGQCSCGDYW; from the exons TTGAGGGCTTCGAAACGGCCTCCATGTGTATTTGAAAATTTGTCTCGACTTGAAGAGATTCCTGCGCCGGATTTGGTTCTTTATAACACTATGATTTCTGGATACTCGCAAAGTGATGGTTTTTCTGAAGATGCTATTGATTGCTTGCGGCAGATGCAACGTGTTGGTTACTACCCTGATGATTGCAGCTTTGTCTGTGTGAGTAGTGCATGCTCTAATTTGTCATCGCCCTTCCAGGGGAGGCAGATACATGTCTTGGCAATCAAATCTGAGGTCCCTTCGAATAGAATTTCCGTGAATAATGCTCTAGTTGCAATGTACTCAAAATGCGGGAATCTTCAAGCTGCAAGAAGGTTGTTTGATAGGATGCTGGAGCATAATACTGTCTCTTTGAATTCGATGATTGTAGGTTATGCACAACATGGGATGGGAATGGAATCATTGCGCCTTTTTGAACATATGCTTCAGATAAATGTTCCTACAAATATAACCCTTATTTCTG CTTCTGCTTGTGCTCACACTGGAAAACTTGAGGATGGTCAGAAGTACTTCAGTATGATGCAGGAGAAGTTCAGAATCGAACCAGATGTAGGACATTATTCATGCATGATTGATCTTTTGGGTCGAGCAGGCAAGCTGAGTGAAGCTGAGAGGCTCATTGAAGCAATGCCGTTCAGCCCTGGCACCATTGGTTGGGCTACATTACTCAGTGCGTGCAGAACACATGGAAATATTGAACTAGCAGTTAAAGCAGCCAATCAGTTTCTTCAGTTGGAACCTTCAAATGCTGTTCCGTATGTTATGCTGTCGAATATGTATTCTAGAGCTGGAAAATGGGATGAGGTAGCGAAAATGAGAAAGTTGATGCGAGACAGAGGAGTGAAGAAGAAACCAGGTTTAAGTTGGATTGAGGTGAATAAGTGAATACATGTTTTTGTGGCTGAAGAAAGCTCCCACTCAATGATTAAAGAAATTCATGAATACTTGGAGGAGATGTCAAGGAAAATTAAGCAAGCTGGGTACGTGCCTGATGTAAGATGGGCATTAGTAAAGGATGACGAGACTGTTGAAGGAGAGAAGGAGATAATGTTGGGGCATCACAGTGGAAAGTTAGCAGTTGCATTCGGTTTGATCTCGACTAGAGAA GGGGAACCTATACTTGTGGTGAAGAACCTGAGGATATGCGGTGATTGCCACAATTTTATCAAGTTTATCGCTGCCATTGCTGGAAGAGAAATCACTGTGAGGGATGCCCACAGGTTTCATTGCTTTAAGAAAGGGCAGTGCTCTTGTGGGGATTATTGGTGA